In one Lolium rigidum isolate FL_2022 chromosome 3, APGP_CSIRO_Lrig_0.1, whole genome shotgun sequence genomic region, the following are encoded:
- the LOC124694436 gene encoding monooxygenase 2-like isoform X2, whose amino-acid sequence MQQQEDSGEDIVIVGAGLAGLAVALGLHRKGVRSVVLESSPALRASGFAFATWPNAFRALDALGVGDKIRNLHVQAQALRVASSSTGTVARELDFSGKQGGAPFEFRCVRRDVLLQVLAAELPKGTIRYSSKIVSIDEQHDDSKIVHLADGSTLTAKVLIGCDGINSVVSKWLGLAKPSYSGRSATRGLACYPDGHTFQPKFLQFYGHGFRFGYVPCNANDVYWFYTWSPSPDDDGVDESGAKMKQYVLAKLRSSKVPAEALELIQSSEVSDDAPAAPLRFRSPFSLLFATISKGNVCVAGDALHPMTPDLGQGGCAALEDGVVLARCLGEAILGAGGDSAGGVAEKKRIESGLQKYAGIRRWRSIDLVGTAYVVGFLQQSSNTIVSFLREKFLAGMLARKLVKMSNYDCGTLSS is encoded by the exons ATGCAGCAGCAGGAGGATTCCGGCGAGGACATCGTGATCGTGGGCGCCGGACTCGCCGGCCTCGCCGTGGCGCTCGGGCTGCACAG GAAAGGGGTCCGGAGCGTGGTGCTGGAGTCGTCGCCGGCGCTCCGGGCGTCGGGGTTCGCCTTCGCGACGTGGCCTAACGCCTTCCGCGCGCTCGACGCCCTGGGCGTCGGGGACAAGATCAGGAACCTCCATGTGCAGGCTCAGGCGCTGCGTGTCGCGTCCTCGTCCACGGGAACAGTGGCACGAGAACTGGATTTCTCGGGAAAGCA aggaggagcaccctTTGAATTCCGCTGCGTGAGGCGAGACGTGCTGCTCCAGGTTCTGGCGGCGGAGCTGCCGAAGGGCACCATCCGCTACTCCTCCAAGATCGTCTCCATCGACGAACAACACGACGACTCCAAGATCGTACATCTTGCCGACGGCTCAACTCTCACAGCGAAGGTGCTGATTGGATGCGACGGGATCAACTCCGTGGTGTCCAAATGGCTGGGGCTCGCCAAGCCGTCCTACTCCGGGCGCTCAGCCACACGGGGCCTCGCTTGTTACCCCGACGGCCACACCTTCCAGCCCAAGTTCCTGCAGTTCTATGGCCATGGCTTCCGTTTCGGTTATGTGCCCTGCAACGCCAACGACGTCTACTGGTTCTACACATGGTCTCCTTCCCCTGACG ATGATGGTGTCGATGAGAGCGGCGCGAAGATGAAGCAGTACGTGCTCGCGAAGCTGAGGAGCTCCAAGGTACCAGCGGAGGCACTCGAATTGATCCAGAGCAGCGAGGTGAGCGACGACGCCCCCGCCGCGCCGCTGCGGTTCCGGTCCCCCTTCTCCCTCCTGTTCGCCACGATCAGCAAGGGGAACGTGTGCGTGGCCGGCGACGCGCTGCACCCCATGACGCCGGACCTGGGGCAGGGCGGCTGCGCGGCGCTGGAGGACGGCGTCGTCCTGGCGAGATGCCTCGGCGAGGCAATCCTTGGCGCTGGCGGTGATAGCGCAGGAGGTGTCGCAGAGAAGAAGAGGATTGAGTCGGGTCTGCAGAAGTACGCCGGGATACGGCGGTGGAGGAGCATCGACCTCGTCGGAACCGCCTATGTGGTCGGATTCTTGCAGCAGAGTAGCAACACGATCGTAAGCTTTCTACGCGAGAAATTCTTGGCTGGAATGCTCGCGAGAAAACTTGTCAAAATGTCGAACTATGATTGTGGAACATTATCGAGCTAG
- the LOC124694436 gene encoding monooxygenase 2-like isoform X1, with product MQQQEDSGEDIVIVGAGLAGLAVALGLHRKGVRSVVLESSPALRASGFAFATWPNAFRALDALGVGDKIRNLHVQAQALRVASSSTGTVARELDFSGKQGGGAPFEFRCVRRDVLLQVLAAELPKGTIRYSSKIVSIDEQHDDSKIVHLADGSTLTAKVLIGCDGINSVVSKWLGLAKPSYSGRSATRGLACYPDGHTFQPKFLQFYGHGFRFGYVPCNANDVYWFYTWSPSPDDDGVDESGAKMKQYVLAKLRSSKVPAEALELIQSSEVSDDAPAAPLRFRSPFSLLFATISKGNVCVAGDALHPMTPDLGQGGCAALEDGVVLARCLGEAILGAGGDSAGGVAEKKRIESGLQKYAGIRRWRSIDLVGTAYVVGFLQQSSNTIVSFLREKFLAGMLARKLVKMSNYDCGTLSS from the exons ATGCAGCAGCAGGAGGATTCCGGCGAGGACATCGTGATCGTGGGCGCCGGACTCGCCGGCCTCGCCGTGGCGCTCGGGCTGCACAG GAAAGGGGTCCGGAGCGTGGTGCTGGAGTCGTCGCCGGCGCTCCGGGCGTCGGGGTTCGCCTTCGCGACGTGGCCTAACGCCTTCCGCGCGCTCGACGCCCTGGGCGTCGGGGACAAGATCAGGAACCTCCATGTGCAGGCTCAGGCGCTGCGTGTCGCGTCCTCGTCCACGGGAACAGTGGCACGAGAACTGGATTTCTCGGGAAAGCA aggaggaggagcaccctTTGAATTCCGCTGCGTGAGGCGAGACGTGCTGCTCCAGGTTCTGGCGGCGGAGCTGCCGAAGGGCACCATCCGCTACTCCTCCAAGATCGTCTCCATCGACGAACAACACGACGACTCCAAGATCGTACATCTTGCCGACGGCTCAACTCTCACAGCGAAGGTGCTGATTGGATGCGACGGGATCAACTCCGTGGTGTCCAAATGGCTGGGGCTCGCCAAGCCGTCCTACTCCGGGCGCTCAGCCACACGGGGCCTCGCTTGTTACCCCGACGGCCACACCTTCCAGCCCAAGTTCCTGCAGTTCTATGGCCATGGCTTCCGTTTCGGTTATGTGCCCTGCAACGCCAACGACGTCTACTGGTTCTACACATGGTCTCCTTCCCCTGACG ATGATGGTGTCGATGAGAGCGGCGCGAAGATGAAGCAGTACGTGCTCGCGAAGCTGAGGAGCTCCAAGGTACCAGCGGAGGCACTCGAATTGATCCAGAGCAGCGAGGTGAGCGACGACGCCCCCGCCGCGCCGCTGCGGTTCCGGTCCCCCTTCTCCCTCCTGTTCGCCACGATCAGCAAGGGGAACGTGTGCGTGGCCGGCGACGCGCTGCACCCCATGACGCCGGACCTGGGGCAGGGCGGCTGCGCGGCGCTGGAGGACGGCGTCGTCCTGGCGAGATGCCTCGGCGAGGCAATCCTTGGCGCTGGCGGTGATAGCGCAGGAGGTGTCGCAGAGAAGAAGAGGATTGAGTCGGGTCTGCAGAAGTACGCCGGGATACGGCGGTGGAGGAGCATCGACCTCGTCGGAACCGCCTATGTGGTCGGATTCTTGCAGCAGAGTAGCAACACGATCGTAAGCTTTCTACGCGAGAAATTCTTGGCTGGAATGCTCGCGAGAAAACTTGTCAAAATGTCGAACTATGATTGTGGAACATTATCGAGCTAG